The genomic window GCGTGCTACTCTATTCTTTCCGGGAGTATTAAGGTGTGCACTCAACTGTTTTTCATTTACGACTGAGAGACTTTGAATTACAGGCCGAGCGCCGTTTGGATGCTTCCCTACAAACCCGGCCCATTGCCATTATTTCTTCTCATCATCAAAATGGCACAGTCGTGTCTATATCTAAAGAAGCAGAGGAAGAAGGATTACGCCGGGGAATGAAAATTTCACTGGTGCGCAGGATGCGCCATGGTGTTCGATTATTGCCTTATAACAACGCTCTTTACGAACGGTTAAACCAGTATGTGCATTCTATCGTTCAGCGCTTCACGCCGACTGTTGAGCCTTCCGGTTATGGCAAATTCTACATGGATATGACTGGTATGGAACGTGTGTACAAAAGTCATGAGCAGTCCGGCTCGAATATATTTGATATGGTGCAGGATCAAGTTGGCCTCCATTCATTTCTGGGAATCAGTCAAAATAAATTGGTAAGCCGTATTTCTACTTCTGTTGTGCCCGACCAGATACATCGTGTGGTGGTGGGGAATGAATCTCAATTTTTATCACTGCTGAATTCACCCGTAATTCCCACCGTTCATCAGCCGCCGGTATGGAAATTGATTAAATTTTTGATCTTGAACCAAGTATGCCAGATTCAATCCATTGTGGATTCAGTTGATGATGCCCGTCGTTTGTTTGGCCTTTATGCGTTGCCATTATCGCGGGAAGTTCGCGGACAAGATTTATCCATGGTTCGTCCACCGATTTTGAAAGACCATATTATGGAGCAAACTGTTCTAAATGAAGATACCAATGACAGCGCAAAATTATGGTCAGAAGTAAAACGGCTGTCTGAACAGGTGGCTTTTAAATTGAGACAGCGATCCCAAGTGGCAAAAATAATCCGGCTTGAAATTCATTATACTGACGGTTTTAAATATGAAGCGAAAGGGCAGTTTTTGAAGCATGATGATGCGGCCGTGATGGCAGAAACGTGGCGATTGTTTGAAAAAGTCAATACGCGCCGAAACAGAATTCGGGCGATTTTGTTGGATGTGTCAGCCTTTGTCCATGTTGCAAAACAGATGGAGTTGTTTGAAAAAGACACGGAGCAAGATCGTATTTCGTTAGCGTTGGATATTCTCAGGAAGAAATACAGTATGAATTCAACATATAACCTTAAGCATTCCCCCAATGTGGGGGAAATACAAAGGGGGATTTCATTGTTTAATATCCCCCTGAATCCCTCTATTAATGGGGGAAGGGGAAAGGTGTAATATGAAAGTTTCTAACTTACTACCTTATACACAAGAAGGACTTCAGATTGCAAATATGGAAAGTGCCCGATGAACCATGTTTACGCATCTGAATGTCCATTCCCACTATTCCCGCATGTCCGGCACTGTTTCGCAACCGGCATTGCTCACGGCGGCACGAAACCAGGGGATGAAATATTTGGCTTTGACCGAAAGGAATGGCCTCTGGGGTTTTATCCGTTTTGTCCAGCACGCTGGCGCCGCTGAGATTGAACCTATCGCCGGTGTCAATTTGGTCACCGATCAAGGGGAAGCTATTCTCTTGGCGGAAGACCAAACGGGCTATGAGAATATGTCCCGCGCTGTTTCTGCTGTTCATGATAATTCAACCCAATCTATTGCGGATATTTTAAAAAACCGAACAGCCGGTCTATTCGTCCTCGCTCATGAAAGATCAACACTTTCTCATTTAAGTAAACGAATTCCCAACAGTCATTTATTTGTAGAACTGCGCCCGGATATGACAGAGTACGCCGCCCAAAAATTATCCCGGGAATTCAAGTTGGAAATGGTAGCCACGGGTGATGCGTATTTTATTCATAAGAAAGACTGGTCTGCTCACCGCACGCTCCGGGCCATTGATCTGAACACCACCTTGTCCAAACTGCCAAAAGGCGCTTGTAAGTCAGATAAACATTGGTTCCGCGCAGAAAAGGATATGATTCAACTTTTTCCCAACAGTATGGATGCCATCAATAATAGCACATATTTAGCAGAACGCTGCAAGCGGGATTGGTCCTTTTTGGATACGATATTCCCCAACTTATCTCTAAAGGATACGCGCCGGGCCAATCAAAAATTAAAAGATAAAGTAGAGGCGGGGGCGCAAAAACGTTATATAAAAATCACGACTGAAATCCAAGATCGTATTGATTATGAATTGCGCATCATTACATTTAAGGGTTTTGCGCCATATTTTCTGGTGGTAGAAGATATTGTAAAACAAACTCGGGCCACCATCGGTCGTGGTTCCGGGGCGGCATCCATTGTGAGTTATTGCCTCTTTATTACTCAGGTGGATCCCATTAAATATAATCTTCAGTTTGAACGCTTCATTCATCCTGAGCGCAGT from Candidatus Neomarinimicrobiota bacterium includes these protein-coding regions:
- a CDS encoding PHP domain-containing protein gives rise to the protein MFTHLNVHSHYSRMSGTVSQPALLTAARNQGMKYLALTERNGLWGFIRFVQHAGAAEIEPIAGVNLVTDQGEAILLAEDQTGYENMSRAVSAVHDNSTQSIADILKNRTAGLFVLAHERSTLSHLSKRIPNSHLFVELRPDMTEYAAQKLSREFKLEMVATGDAYFIHKKDWSAHRTLRAIDLNTTLSKLPKGACKSDKHWFRAEKDMIQLFPNSMDAINNSTYLAERCKRDWSFLDTIFPNLSLKDTRRANQKLKDKVEAGAQKRYIKITTEIQDRIDYELRIITFKGFAPYFLVVEDIVKQTRATIGRGSGAASIVSYCLFITQVDPIKYNLQFERFIHPERS